agccaaactttCTCAATCTGGATTTTGGTTACAAATGCAGCATTCAGGCTAGCAGCTGTTTGTTAAGAGcaagattataaataaaatttttaaattgagatgaCATTAATATATGCTGGAGCCAATTCTCCTAAAACAGGAAGAGGCTCTCccaaattctcattttatttatgtttactaCATATGGTGACCTTCAGGAATTTCAAGTTCTGTGCTCCCATCTTGTTGCAAAACTTTTatgtgatttctttatttttgactcgTTTTCTTTCTGAATAAATCACATGCGATTTAAAATAAATGGTGAAGAAACAATAattcaaatggaaagaaaagatagTGAAAGTAGAGAGGTCCCCAGGGACACATTCAGTTATACTCATcagattaaaaggaaataaatcacaGGGACAAAGGAGTTGACTAAACTTTAAGGGACAGGGATGCGATGAAACGGAATTATCactaatagtttttaaaactattaccttttttaaaagaaaaaaaaacatgcccCCGTCCTTTTTGAGCTTTTCCACCAGGCTGGGCCagtaataaaagtgaaaattccaaaagataaagatggtaaaCCAAAGCAATTTGCATTTGTGAATTTCAAACATGAAGTATCTGTTCCTTATGCGATGAATCTGCTTAATAGAATCAAGCTTTTTGGAAGGCCCATcaaaattcagtttatttttttatttttttttcacacctgtggtgcatcttacaggggtatttgcgaaacttggtaaatgtagaatgtaaatgttttggcacagtaactgagataacgccggaaaggctatgttaaccactgtgataaaaatgtgtcaaatggtttatgaagtgagtgtatgatgccccatgatcatatcaatgtatacagttatgatttaataaaaaaaaaaaaataaaaaaaattcagtttagaTCAGGAAGTAGTCATGCCTCGCAGGATGTCAGTTTGTCATATGCCCAGCATCATGTTGGAAATTCAAGTCCTACTTCCACATCTCCTAGCAGATATGAAAGGACTGTGGACATGACTCCATCATCACTGATAATTCAGAGGTCTTTCTCTTCTCCAGAAAATTTTCAGAGACAAGCAGTGATGAATAGTGTTTTGAGACAGATATCCTATGGTAGAAAATTTGGTTCTCCACCTCTGGATCAATCAGGATTTTCACCATCAGTTCAATCACACCATACTTTTAACCAGTCTTCAAACTCTCAGTGGCGCCAAGATACACCATCATCACAGCGTAAAGTCCGACAGAATTCTCATCCCTATGTAGCAGATAGACATTATAGCCGGGAACAGCGTTACAGTGATCATGGGTCTGACCATCATTATAGAGGAAACAGAGATGATTTCTTCTATGAAGATAGAAATCACGATAGCTGGAGCCATGACTATGAGAACAGAAGAGACAGTAGTAGAGATGGAAAATGGCGCTCATCTCGACACTAAGAAGTGttcaaaaacacttttttaaataGGGTCATTTAAGGCCCTTTAACTCAGTTGATTTGCAAATAATTTTGTTGAAAACTGTACAGAGCTGCTTTAGAAGTTGAcacatttctatataaatttttaaaaacctagttACAATTTAATACAGAAATGAGAAGAATTGTGGTTCCAGTTTTATAATATTAACAACCTTTCACCTCAGGGTTTTATGAAGAGGAAAGGGTTTTATGCAAAAGAAAGTGCCACAATTCCTAATCATTTTAGACACTTTAGAAAGTGAATTATATAGCTTGGTTGTatgataaagcaaatattttaattatttgttatcTTTTGTATTGCAAGAAATTTCTTGTTAGTCAGATTTTGATGTATTGTAATAGAAAACAATCCATGTTGACAGTCAAAAAAAACATGCCCCCTCATTCAAAAATTTTGCAGATTATTGTTTTAAAGCAGTAAAGGTAGATTCCAGGGAATTGTGGCAATTCTCCAGTGCCTGCTTCCCAGAAGTCACGCATTCACTGGTCAGTACGGAAAACACAAAGGGAATATTTAAAACTTATAACATCATTGCTTTGGAAACATTACTGACATTTTCATATCTGCTTTAAGAGAGAGGCAAGGCTAGCATTCTAGAAATAGCAGAATTATATGACCTCAGTACATGACTGAGGAGTAGAATTAATAGTCTATTCATAATATATTATGAATAGTATGTAGAGTATTTAATTTTGATCTTTTGTATCAACTCGCAGCCTTCCTATTCTTATTTTTGAAGGTCGATATCCACTGAACAGCAGACATTACAGAGAATGCTGAACCCATGTGTGTGATAACAAAACATACATGTAAAACTAAGATGTGTGACTAAGTGTTTACTTCCACAATGTGAAAAACTTTCCACTTGGCACACTCAG
The sequence above is a segment of the Nycticebus coucang isolate mNycCou1 chromosome 15, mNycCou1.pri, whole genome shotgun sequence genome. Coding sequences within it:
- the LOC128566681 gene encoding RNA-binding protein 7-like → MTPSSLIIQRSFSSPENFQRQAVMNSVLRQISYGRKFGSPPLDQSGFSPSVQSHHTFNQSSNSQWRQDTPSSQRKVRQNSHPYVADRHYSREQRYSDHGSDHHYRGNRDDFFYEDRNHDSWSHDYENRRDSSRDGKWRSSRH